Proteins found in one Sporosarcina jeotgali genomic segment:
- the rnhC gene encoding ribonuclease HIII — protein MANSVLILSDEKLTALKAYYASDVVKRNAPGVVFAAKTANASITAYRSGKVLFQGGGAEMEAAKWEAGDASGASAVSSNKKVVTKGAPLPDRLEMLSVIGSDETGTGDFFGPVTVCACYVRADQIPLVAELGVKDSKLLTDPYMRSIAPDLKSVLTYSVLTLQNEKYNTVQAKGWSQGKIKALLHNQAIRHVLRKLEDEHPDYILIDQFAERGVYYNHLKNEPEIVRENVLFATKAEGLHVAVAAASIIARVAFLDEMDRLSGLAGRTLPKGAGKKVDETAASILLSKGEPFLRSMTKWHFANAKKAAVLAAKKRG, from the coding sequence ATGGCGAATTCTGTACTGATTTTATCTGATGAAAAATTAACAGCGTTAAAAGCATATTATGCGAGCGATGTTGTGAAGCGCAATGCCCCGGGTGTCGTGTTTGCTGCGAAAACAGCGAACGCCTCGATTACTGCGTATCGTTCTGGGAAAGTTCTTTTTCAAGGCGGCGGCGCTGAGATGGAAGCAGCGAAATGGGAAGCAGGTGACGCTTCGGGTGCTTCCGCTGTGTCTTCAAATAAGAAAGTTGTTACAAAAGGCGCGCCTCTTCCCGATCGGCTGGAGATGTTATCTGTAATTGGTTCGGATGAAACCGGGACGGGGGATTTCTTTGGACCGGTGACGGTGTGCGCTTGTTATGTCCGGGCAGATCAGATTCCTCTTGTCGCTGAGCTTGGCGTGAAAGACTCGAAGTTGCTGACGGATCCTTATATGCGCTCAATCGCTCCGGATTTGAAGTCCGTGTTGACATACAGTGTGCTTACCTTGCAGAACGAGAAATACAACACGGTGCAGGCTAAAGGCTGGTCTCAAGGGAAAATTAAAGCATTGCTCCACAATCAGGCGATTCGCCATGTATTGCGTAAATTAGAAGATGAACATCCCGATTACATTTTGATTGACCAATTTGCGGAGCGCGGTGTGTATTACAACCATTTAAAGAACGAACCTGAGATTGTGCGGGAAAATGTGTTGTTTGCGACGAAAGCGGAAGGATTGCATGTCGCAGTCGCGGCAGCATCCATTATCGCCCGTGTCGCATTTTTAGATGAAATGGACCGTCTGAGTGGACTGGCAGGCCGCACACTTCCTAAGGGCGCTGGCAAGAAGGTGGATGAGACTGCGGCTTCAATTTTACTGTCGAAAGGCGAACCGTTTTTACGTTCAATGACGAAGTGGCATTTTGCGAATGCAAAGAAGGCCGCGGTGTTGGCGGCTAAGAAGCGCGGGTGA
- a CDS encoding CvpA family protein codes for MLDILILFLLVGGLITGFRRGLLVQVLHMTGFIISFIVAYAYYKQLADKFVLWIPYPGVTAESKLSWSFGQLDLDQTFYRLLAFILIFFVVKFLLQLFVSMFDFLKHLPVLGFISRFFGAALGFVEFYIIILLLISFLALLPIDFVQKLLDSSLLSKTMFEHTPVISSTVKEWWYVYTQ; via the coding sequence ATGTTAGATATACTTATATTATTTCTATTGGTTGGAGGACTGATTACAGGCTTCCGAAGAGGATTGCTTGTACAAGTCTTACATATGACAGGTTTTATCATTTCATTCATTGTTGCATATGCGTATTACAAACAACTTGCGGATAAATTCGTCCTATGGATCCCGTATCCCGGGGTAACCGCGGAGTCTAAGTTAAGCTGGTCATTCGGACAATTGGATTTGGACCAGACGTTTTATCGGTTATTGGCATTTATCCTGATTTTCTTCGTTGTTAAATTCTTGCTGCAACTATTTGTATCCATGTTCGACTTCCTGAAACACTTGCCTGTACTTGGATTTATCTCACGTTTCTTTGGTGCTGCACTAGGATTTGTTGAATTCTACATTATCATTCTGTTACTCATCAGTTTCCTTGCGCTGCTGCCAATCGACTTTGTTCAAAAATTATTAGATTCCTCTTTACTGTCAAAGACAATGTTCGAGCACACGCCGGTCATTTCCAGTACAGTGAAGGAATGGTGGTACGTTTACACACAATAA
- the zapA gene encoding cell division protein ZapA, with amino-acid sequence MEEEQKTRITIDIYGQTYTIIGTDSSAHVRQVATLVDDRMRELSARNTYLDTTKVAVLTAVNSVHDYLKLQTEKELLEEELKKLKG; translated from the coding sequence GTGGAAGAAGAACAAAAAACGCGGATCACCATCGATATATACGGTCAGACATATACGATTATTGGAACCGACTCGTCTGCTCACGTCCGGCAAGTGGCAACACTCGTGGACGACCGGATGCGTGAACTTAGTGCGCGAAATACGTATTTGGATACGACGAAAGTTGCTGTGCTGACAGCTGTTAACAGTGTACATGACTATTTGAAGTTGCAAACCGAAAAAGAATTGCTTGAAGAAGAATTGAAAAAGTTGAAGGGCTGA